The window GCCGGCTTCCGCATCGGTCATCCGCGTCGCGTACTCAACAACCTTCTCAATGGTGTGATCGAGCCGGGGCTCGTCGTTGAGATCGCGCGCGGCATCGGCGAACTCAGACGCATCTGGCGAACCCATATGTTCCTCCGCTCTCAAAACCGAGCCACGTGGTGAACACGTGGCCCGAAGCCCCACACCCATCATCCTGACCAACTGGCCCGGAACGCTTCCAGTTCGTTATTCAAACGTTACATAGCCCCGAATGTTACCACTGCCCGTACTCGCCGATGCCGGCATTCTCATCCCCGTCGTGGCCGTCACGCCGGGTGGCTCGCCACCGCAGTCCCACCACGACGACATTGACCGCGGCCACGACGGCGATCATCCCGAAGAACACAGCGGCCGCGAGATAGCCTGCCGGAGCGTCACCCGCGGCTCTGACACCGAGATACGTGGCGGCAGCGGTGGCCAGCAGCAGCCCGAACCCAGCCAGCCCAAGGCGGGTGCGGTAGACCGACCTCGCCTTGCGGGGTTCGGCACCCGACGGCAGCGGCCGGCGCAGCCAAGTCCGGGCACGCTGCTCGTTCATGTGTTCTACCTACCCGGGCTCCGGAGCGCGCAAACCAGCGGTACGTGCGACCGCGAGGGCACGGGTGCCCAGGCGAATAGTGGGTACAGCGTGGGTACCGACACGGGAGGAGCAGGTATGACCTTTTCCCTGGTGGCCCGTTGCGCACGGACCGGGCAGCTAGGCGTCGGCGCGGTGACGGCGATGATGGGCGTCGGCAAGCTGGCCACGTACGCCCAACCGGGTGTGGGTGCGGTTGCGTCCCAGGCCACGATGAACCCCTACCTGGGGATCGACGGCCTGCGGCTGGTGAGTAGCGGGCTTGGCGCAGACGAAGCGCTGCGCCGGCTCATCCGGGAAGATCCTGGCCGGGACGTACGTCAGGCCGGCTTCGTAGACCGGCATGGCCACTCGGCGGCATGGACGGGTGACAAGACGCCTGGCTGGTCCGGGCACATCTGTCAGAAGGACGTCGCCACCCAGGGAAACCGGCTGGTGGGACGGGAGACGCTCGAGGAAACGCTCAGGGCGTTCAGGGAGCACTCAGAACTAGACCTGGCCGAGCGCCTGCTCGTCGCCCTGGAGGCCGGGGAAGCTACCGGTGCGGACAAGAAGGGTGCGCTTTCCGGCACGGTGTACGTGGTGGATACCGAGGAGTACCCGTTGTGGGACCTGCGGGTGGACCACGCCGACGACCCCGCCAAGGAACTCCGGCGGCTCTTTTCCGAGTCGTTGGAACTCCTCATACCTCAGGTGAAGGCACTGCCCACGCGTGCGGATCCGCTCGGCGAGGCAACTCGTCAGGCGCTGGCCGAGCATGACGCGGCGCCCTGAGGGTATGGCAGCAAACGCGGTTCACCTAGATCGATGCACCGAAAGGAAGGCTATGTCCACCCAGTCTCTCGCCGGTTCCGGACCGGATCAGTACCCCAGCGAATTCCCAGGCCAGCAACAGGAACCACCGGGCTGGACACACGTGATGAACCCCGTGCCGGACCATGGCGAGCAGAGCTATGTCGGATCCGGACGGCTGAGTGGCCTGCGTGCGCTGATCACCGGCGGTGACTCCGGGATCGGCCGGGCTGTTGCCATCGCCTACGCCCGCGAAGGGGCTGACGTCGTGCTGGCCTATCTGCCGGAGGAACAGTCCGACGCGGATGAAACCGTGGCCGTCGTCGCTGCCACCGGCCGCCGGGTGGTCACCGTGCCGGGAGATCTGACCTCCCACGAGGCGTGCCTCGAGCTGGCCGAGCGGGCGGCCTCTGAGCTGGGCGGGCTGGACATCCTGGTCAACAACGCCGGCTTCCAGATGGCACGCTCACCGGGTATCGGTGACGTCAGTCCCGGGCAGCTGGACCGCACCGTGCGGACCAATTTCTATGCCCTCTTCTGGCTCACCCAAGCTGTGATTCCCCATCTCGCGCGTGGGGCCTGCATCATCAACAACTCCTCGATCCAGGCGTATGACCCATCGGTCTCGCTGCTGGACTATGCAGCGACCAAGGCGGCCATCAACAACTTCACCGTCAACCTCGCCGCCGAGCTGGGGCCGAAGGGTATCCGGGTCAACGCCGTGGCACCGGGCCCGATCTGGACGCCGCTCCAGCCGGCTACTCAACCGGAGGAGAAGGTGGAGAAATTCGGCCAGGACACCCCGCTGGGCCGCGCCGGCCAGCCGGCCGAGGTGGCGCCGGCGTTCGTCTTCCTCGCTTCGCCGTCCGAGGCCAGCTATGTCTCGGGCACAGTGCTCGGTGTGACCGGTGGCAAGCCGGTGTTCTGATAGGCCGCCCCCGACGGCTATTCGGAGGCGTGTGTCTCTTGGGCGAGGCTCGAGTCCGAATCACGTAGATGGCTCAGCAGCCGCTCGGCCTCGACCAGCAGCGCGCCGCAGTCGGCGATGCTGCGTGCGTCGCGGGGTTGGGCCTCGCGTAGCTGGTCGGTGAGATCGTCGTGCATCTGGAGAGCTGAGTCGATCTGGTCGGAGAGGCTGCGCTCGGGCAGCCCGGCGCCGGTGTGGTAGGCGCCGAAGGAACGCAGCGCGTTGGCGGACTCGTCGATCAGGTCGGCGTAGCGGGGGAGGAAATCGCCGAGCAGGTGGCCGTCTGTGCCCGCCTCGCCGTATCTCCTCGCGTAGTTGAGGGCGAGAGTGATTCCCTGCATCTCGCCGACTACCCGTCCCAAGGTGTCTGCCGCGTCGCGATAGTCGGTGAACACCGGGCGCTGCCGGTGTGCGAGCCGACGTGGGTTCAACCGGCTGTTCTCCGCGCTGTAGTCGATTTCGTTCCTCGAGCGTTGCACGGTGTCGGAGAGGCGTTCGGCGTGTTCGCGCCATGCGTCCACGTCGTCGAGGGGTGTGTCCGAGCGGAGTTCGCCGGCGATTTCGTCGAGCAGATCGGCGGCGGACGAGCTGACGTCCTCCACGGCCACCGCGGCGTCGTGGAATCGGATCGGTGGTGCGAGGAGCAGGTTGGTCGCGGCGCCGAGCAAGGCGCCGCAGAGTACCGTGGTGAACAGGCTGAGCAGGTAGCCGGGGTCGTCGCCACCGCCGGCGGCGAAGGTGAAGATGCCGACGATAGCCACCTGGGGGCCGAGGCCGCGCAGCCTGGGCCACTGTCCGATGATCAACGTGATGCTGACCAGGACAGCCAGCGCCAGCATATGCTCACCGAGGGTGAGCCCGATGGCGCCCGCGCACACCAGGCCGACCACCACGGCCGCCACGTAGCGGACGGCGTGCAACACGGACTGGTACACGGTCACCTGCACGACCAGCAAGGCGGCAAACGGCGCGAAGCTCGGTATCTGCGAATCAAGGACGTAGACCGCCAGCGCGTACGAGCCGATGGTGGCGGCGATGCCCTTGATCACCTGCACCATGGAGCTGCGTTCGTGCCCGCGCCTGGACCAGGCACGGGCCATGGCCTTCCAGATTGCTGTGTTCAACTTCGTCCCCGTATGCTCGGTGTTCACTCCGCGCGCGACGCGGTTGGCAGAGCGGATACCCCGTCGGTGGGAAGCCATGCTCGCCAGGCGCACCGGTTTGTCGCAGGGAGCGTGGGGTAGGGGTTCGGGTATGGCTGAACAAGGCAACGGACAATACAGCTCCGGGCGTCAGGGATCCCGCCAGCCGTGGCGGTCCCGGTTCTTCATCAGTGTGGCCGGAATGCTCATCGTCTTTGTCGGCATCATGATGACGTTGCTGTTCATCGTGGACTAACGGTCTCTGGACACAGCCCTCGACCAGCGTGCCTACAGCTTGTGGGACGTCGACGGCGGCTACGTGTTCGGGATCACTGCGTACGCGGTGATCCTGCTTTTCGATACGTACGGCATCGGCGTGACACGCCTGTGGCGGTACCCGGCCGTCAGGGGACGAGGCCGGAGCCGACCGGATGCCATCGCAGAAACCCTGGCCCAGCCGTTGCCGGCGGCGTGGACGTGCTCAGCGTGCCGAGCTTCTTCGGCCTCCCGCTCATGCCGCGTGGACCCTCGCTGTCGAGGATTTCGTCGAACTGGCAGAGATCGATCCGATTCACTATCAGCGCAGCTACTACCTGGCGCCGCGTGGCGAGGAACATGAGCACGCCTATGGGTTGCTCCGCGAGGCGATGAAGGAGGCCGGCCTGGCGGGCATCGCCGCACTCGTCATGCGGAACAAGGAGTACCTGGCCGCGATCCGCGCCAGGGACGAGGTGCTGATCCTGAGCACCATGTATTTCACCGGAGAAAAGCATCCTGATTCAGGCGTTAAAGCCGAGGGTCACGGGTACCGGCAAGGTAAGGAAAGCAAGACGAGAACGAGGAGGAATGATGGCTACGGCTGAAAAGTCGGTCGATGTAGATGTTCCCATCAGAACCGCGTACAACCAATGGACACAGTTCGAGGACTTCCCTGAGTTCATGGCCGACGTCGAATCGGTGACCCAGACCGACGACCGGCATCTGCACTGGGTGGTCGACATCGCAGGTGTCCGCCGTACGTTCGATGCGGAGATCACCGAGCAGCATCCGGAGGAACGAATCGCCTGGCGTTCTACAGCGGGCACGAGCCAGTCCGGGGTCGTGACATTCCACAAACTCGACGACAATTCCACCCGGGTCACGCTCCAGATGGAAATGGAGCCGGAGGGTTTCGTCGAGAACGTCGGCGAGAAGACCGGTCTGGTCTCCCGGATGGTGGACCGGGATATCAAGAACTTCAAGGAGTTCATCGAATCACGCCGGGTAGAGACCGGCGCGTGGCGCGGCGACATCCCGCGAGATAACTGATTCCGTTTGCCCCACCCACCCCAACCCGCCCCGCCCCAACCGGGCCTGGCCCGCCGCCGCATCCCACGGCCCACCCCCGGTGATCGTCAGTGGGATGTGGCGGCTCCAGGGTGATCGTCAGTGGGGTGTGGCGCCGCCTTGACGACCACAACCCACTGACGATCACCGGGGTGGGTGGGACGGCCTAGGGCTGAGCACGCCTTACGCCAGGGATGGGGAGCAGATGTGTCAGCGACCGACCGCCTTCTCGAGTTCACGCTTGGACATCTTGGAGCGGCCTTTGATGTTCTTCTTCTTGGCCTCTTCGTAGAGCTGATCCTTGGTGCGCCCGCCGGGCCCTTTGCCGGACCGTAAACCGCCCCGGCGCCCGGAGGAGATGTCGTCGGTGGAGGATTTGCTCTTCTGCTTCGCTGAGCCGGAGCGCGCACGTTCCTTGTTGACGGTACGTGCCGCGATCTCCTCGGCGGTGTCCTCTTTGTAGTCACGGTCTTTCAGACTGGACTTGACGTGCTCGTACTGGCGTTCTTCCTTCTTGTTCCATTGTTGTTGGGGCATTGCTGGCTCACCTCCTGCCCAGCAGCCTTACCCCTCGCAGGTGCTTGCTAACAGGCCGCGAATCGCCGTGGCCGCTTGCACGAGGCGCCTTCGCGCCGCATATCGGGCAGCCGCGTGGGTACGTGCCACACATCAGCTGCCAGTGAGCCGAAAGAGGGTGCGAACGACGTGAGCAGGCTCAAGGACAAGGTCGTCGTGGTGACGGGTGCGTCGAGCGGCATCGGCCGGGCCACCGCGAACGCTTTCGCGGAGAAGGGTGCCACCGTCGCACTCAATGCCCGGCGGTCGGCTGCTCTGGAAGAGGTCGCCGACGAATGCCGGCGCCGCGGCGCGGACGCGGATGTTTTTGCGGCCGATGTCACCGATGCCGACGCCGTAGATGAGATCGCTCGCGAAGTCGCCGGACGTTACGGACGGCTGGACGTGTGGGTCAACAACGCCGGCGTCAATCTCTTCGGGCGGCTCGACGACTCGCCGGTCGAGGCGTGGCACCGGGTGGTCGAAACCAACGTCTTCGGCACGTACCACGGCATTCGCGCGGCCCTGCCGTGGATGAGAGAACAGGGCCAAGGCGTGATCGTCAATGTGTCGTCGCTGCTCGGCAAGGTGAGTTCGCCCTTCATGAGCAGCTATGTGGTCAGCAAGCAGGCCGTACGGGCCTTGTCGGAATCGGTCCGGCAGGAAGTGCTCGATGTGCCGGGCATCCATGTCTGCGTGGTGCTGCCGGGACCAGTCGACACGCCGCTGTTCGCCTCCGGCGGGAACTACATGGGTTTGCGGGTCAAGCCGTTGGCGCCAGTTGTCTCCGCGGATCGGGTGGCCTCGGCGGTCCTCTCATGCGCGCGCCGGCCTCGCAGCGAAGTCGTCGTCGGGAAGTCCACCGCCCTGGCGCTGCTGGGCAGCAGAGTCGCGCCGGGTTTAGCCGAACGGATCAGCGCGCGCCAGGTCGGCAAAGATCACTTCGGGACAACACCGGTGCCGCCCAGCAGCGGGAACATCTTCGAACCCAGCTCGGGCGACGCAACCGTGAGTGGGGGATGGACACCCACCGCCGACCACGTCGGTCCACGTGACCCGCGCTCCGCGTCGGCGGACGGCCGTGGACCGGCTAGGCGGCTGCTGACAGTCGGGGCGGTGCTCGCCGCCGGCGCCGGTGTCGCCGAAATCGTCCGGAGGCGTCGCGCTTGAAGGTCCGCCTAGAGACCGACACGGCCGAGTCTCCCTCGGCTGTGTCGGCCCATGCCCGGATCCGTAGCATCTGGATACATTCTCTGCATTGGCCGGCGCCGAATGCGCGCGCGGACGTGGTACTCGTCCACGGATTGGGCGTGGCCAGCCGGATGTGCGCGCCGCTCGGTCGCCTGCTCAGTGAGAGGTCCCGCGTGTGGGCGCCCGATCTGCCAGGTTTCGGAATGAGCCCGCACACCGGCGTGCTGGGCGTCGAGGAGCACGCGGACTTACTGGCTGCCTGGGTCGAGGCCAATCGGCTCCGGTCACCGACGATCGTGGGCACGTCATTCGGGTGTCAGGTCGTCGCGGCCGCCGCCGAGCGTCATCCCGACGCGTGCCGCGCCGTCGTGCTCGGTGCGCCGATCGTGCAGGCCGACAGGCGAACGTGGCGCCAGCAGCTGGCCCGATGGCCGCGGGAAAGACAGTCGATGCAACTTCAGAGACTGATCGTGGAGGACTTCGCCCGGGCCGGTCTCCCGCGCGTCATCCGGACCTTCTCCGCTGCGTTGCACGACCGTATCGAGGACCGTGTCGCCCGGCTCTCGCAGCCGTTGCTGGTGTGCTGGGGCACGCGGGATCCGCTGATGACGAGGGCGTGGGTGGCGGAGCTGGCCGGACGAGCACGCGACGGGCGGCTCGCGGTGCTCCCAGGGGCAAGACATGCGCTCAGCCACGACAGTCCGTTGCCGTTCGCCCGAGCTATCACTCATTTCGCCGACCAGAACGGAGGCTTATGATGTCCGCGCCGAGCTTTATCGCCAACTTCGACTCCGCCGCGGCCATGGCGCTAGCCAACGCGCGGTATCTCGATGGCCAGAGTTTCGACGCTCTCGGGCAGCCAGCGCCGTTGAAACCACCCGTCAAGGCGACCGGATGGTTGCCCAGCCGCGCCAAAGAGAAGGTCTTCATCACCAGTGGGGCCTTCGAGACGATCACCCCACGGCGGGTGCACCGGATCGATTTCACCGAGGTCGGCGAGTGGCTGTCCGAGATTTATCCACCCGGACCGTACCCTGCGGTGGCGGTGGGCGCATCGAACGGCGCGTTGACCCACCTGTACACCGCGCTCGGGATTCCTTGGCTCCCACAGACCATGCTGGTGCCGGTCCGCCAGCGGGTGCACCCGGACGACCCCGCCGACGCCATGGAGAAGGCCCGGCGATATGGCCACAAGATGATGGAGCACCTGCCGGACCTGCAGCTGCACCATATGCATGACGCGAGCCAGGACCGGCTGATGGTGCGTGCCCTGACGTACTTCCGGGTCAAACGCCGGGTACTCGGAGCGGACTACGAACGGTTCCTGCGCGAGCGGCTGCAGCCGGGCGGCACGATCATCGTTCCGGACTGCCGGCTGACCTGGCGCACCACCCGGATGGGGGAGCGGTACGTCTTTCAGCACGGCGCCCCGGACGGGCTGACCGAAGAGGAATACCACCACGGCAGCCGCCGAGTGGCGGATTACCTGGCACGCCACGACTCACCGGTACGACGCTGGCACGGCCCGGAACTCGATGACGAGACACCGGAAGCGGAGTGGGGTTTCGAGCGTGCGCTGCTGGACGACATCGAACGCTTCGCACGTGAGAACGGGTACCGGATCCTGCGCATCACTTACGAGCGGCCGTCGGACACCAGCCCGATGGTTGCCGACCTGTACCGGTGGCGAAACGCCGCCAGGCGCGTGCCGGCCAACCGGCTGATGGTCTCGAGCTTCGTGGTGATGGAGCCGTACTGGACGATGCGCACCGGCGCGGTGCCGTTCTGGATGAAGTTCAACAGCGAGCCGTCGTTGCGGGAGCTGGACGAATACCTGCGTGAGGCTCCACCGTACGACGAGATCTACCTCATGCTGTTCCAGCACGGCGTGGAGTCGCCGGGTTTGCCCAGCAAGAGAGACTGGCAGCGGGTGCTGCGTCACGCGAGCCGGCGGGGAACCACGTTGGGAGCGGACCTCGATGACTTTCCCCGCGACTTCGCCCATTTCGCCCGATATGACGGCGTGATCCAACGGGAGATCGCCAGCCGGTACCCGCTGCCCCCGCCGTTGCCGCTGAACGATTTCACCCGCTTCCTGGACGAGCACGGCGATCGTTATGACCTGACCTGGGACGATACAGGCCCGCCGGGAGCCGGGCAGGCAAGGGAGGGCACGCTGCAGCCGTCCGCACCGTGATCGACGAACGGCTGGCCGGCGCCTCCAGTTCCTCGGGTTCTGACGGGCTCACTGACAGCTGGCCGTTTGCGAGAGGCGGAAGAATCCGGCCGCGAAGGGTTTCAAGCCAGCAGTAATGGCTACCGAGGGTTGTATAGCCATCCGTCGGCTGGGAGGAAGATCATGAGCTTGCTCGTCGGTTCCAAGATTGACGAAGTTGATCACGCTATCGACACGTTGCTCGAACAACGGCGTCACTGCACAGATCCATTGGACGTGCTGCTG is drawn from Phytoactinopolyspora mesophila and contains these coding sequences:
- a CDS encoding DUF6343 family protein; this translates as MNEQRARTWLRRPLPSGAEPRKARSVYRTRLGLAGFGLLLATAAATYLGVRAAGDAPAGYLAAAVFFGMIAVVAAVNVVVVGLRWRATRRDGHDGDENAGIGEYGQW
- a CDS encoding DUF1028 domain-containing protein, with the protein product MTFSLVARCARTGQLGVGAVTAMMGVGKLATYAQPGVGAVASQATMNPYLGIDGLRLVSSGLGADEALRRLIREDPGRDVRQAGFVDRHGHSAAWTGDKTPGWSGHICQKDVATQGNRLVGRETLEETLRAFREHSELDLAERLLVALEAGEATGADKKGALSGTVYVVDTEEYPLWDLRVDHADDPAKELRRLFSESLELLIPQVKALPTRADPLGEATRQALAEHDAAP
- a CDS encoding SDR family oxidoreductase, giving the protein MSTQSLAGSGPDQYPSEFPGQQQEPPGWTHVMNPVPDHGEQSYVGSGRLSGLRALITGGDSGIGRAVAIAYAREGADVVLAYLPEEQSDADETVAVVAATGRRVVTVPGDLTSHEACLELAERAASELGGLDILVNNAGFQMARSPGIGDVSPGQLDRTVRTNFYALFWLTQAVIPHLARGACIINNSSIQAYDPSVSLLDYAATKAAINNFTVNLAAELGPKGIRVNAVAPGPIWTPLQPATQPEEKVEKFGQDTPLGRAGQPAEVAPAFVFLASPSEASYVSGTVLGVTGGKPVF
- a CDS encoding FUSC family protein: MVQVIKGIAATIGSYALAVYVLDSQIPSFAPFAALLVVQVTVYQSVLHAVRYVAAVVVGLVCAGAIGLTLGEHMLALAVLVSITLIIGQWPRLRGLGPQVAIVGIFTFAAGGGDDPGYLLSLFTTVLCGALLGAATNLLLAPPIRFHDAAVAVEDVSSSAADLLDEIAGELRSDTPLDDVDAWREHAERLSDTVQRSRNEIDYSAENSRLNPRRLAHRQRPVFTDYRDAADTLGRVVGEMQGITLALNYARRYGEAGTDGHLLGDFLPRYADLIDESANALRSFGAYHTGAGLPERSLSDQIDSALQMHDDLTDQLREAQPRDARSIADCGALLVEAERLLSHLRDSDSSLAQETHASE
- a CDS encoding Ku protein, which gives rise to MPSQKPWPSRCRRRGRAQRAELLRPPAHAAWTLAVEDFVELAEIDPIHYQRSYYLAPRGEEHEHAYGLLREAMKEAGLAGIAALVMRNKEYLAAIRARDEVLILSTMYFTGEKHPDSGVKAEGHGYRQGKESKTRTRRNDGYG
- a CDS encoding SRPBCC family protein, with translation MATAEKSVDVDVPIRTAYNQWTQFEDFPEFMADVESVTQTDDRHLHWVVDIAGVRRTFDAEITEQHPEERIAWRSTAGTSQSGVVTFHKLDDNSTRVTLQMEMEPEGFVENVGEKTGLVSRMVDRDIKNFKEFIESRRVETGAWRGDIPRDN
- a CDS encoding plasmid stabilization protein, which encodes MPQQQWNKKEERQYEHVKSSLKDRDYKEDTAEEIAARTVNKERARSGSAKQKSKSSTDDISSGRRGGLRSGKGPGGRTKDQLYEEAKKKNIKGRSKMSKRELEKAVGR
- a CDS encoding SDR family oxidoreductase gives rise to the protein MSRLKDKVVVVTGASSGIGRATANAFAEKGATVALNARRSAALEEVADECRRRGADADVFAADVTDADAVDEIAREVAGRYGRLDVWVNNAGVNLFGRLDDSPVEAWHRVVETNVFGTYHGIRAALPWMREQGQGVIVNVSSLLGKVSSPFMSSYVVSKQAVRALSESVRQEVLDVPGIHVCVVLPGPVDTPLFASGGNYMGLRVKPLAPVVSADRVASAVLSCARRPRSEVVVGKSTALALLGSRVAPGLAERISARQVGKDHFGTTPVPPSSGNIFEPSSGDATVSGGWTPTADHVGPRDPRSASADGRGPARRLLTVGAVLAAGAGVAEIVRRRRA
- a CDS encoding alpha/beta fold hydrolase, whose protein sequence is MSAHARIRSIWIHSLHWPAPNARADVVLVHGLGVASRMCAPLGRLLSERSRVWAPDLPGFGMSPHTGVLGVEEHADLLAAWVEANRLRSPTIVGTSFGCQVVAAAAERHPDACRAVVLGAPIVQADRRTWRQQLARWPRERQSMQLQRLIVEDFARAGLPRVIRTFSAALHDRIEDRVARLSQPLLVCWGTRDPLMTRAWVAELAGRARDGRLAVLPGARHALSHDSPLPFARAITHFADQNGGL